GATACAACAACAAAATAATAGGATATATGGCTATAAATACTGATATTACTAATAACCTTAAAAAAGAAGAAGAAATATTGAGAGTGCTGAAATATGATTCTTTGACAGGTTTACCTAACTTGAAAAGTCTATTGGAAAGAATAGAAAATGTTCTTCAGAAAAATTCAGAAGAAAATAAATTTGCTCTTTTAATAATGAAAATTGATGAATTACATGAATTAATTGATTTTCATGGGTTGGAAACGATGAATCGCGTTATAAAAGAGGTAGCCGAGAAAATTACTGAAATTGTTGGCAAACGATACTTTGTTTCAGTAATTTCGAAAGATGAGTTTGCTTTTTTTGGAGCTTTTGAAGGTATAGATGAGTTAGAAAGTCTAGCGACAAACCTTTTAAAGAAGTTATCAACACCTGTTCAAATATTGGGTGAAAGAATTTTTTTGAAAATAAAGATAGGTATAAGTAACTATCAAGCAAATTCAACAAGTCCTGAAGATTTAATAAATCAGGCAGAAATGGCTTTAAAAAATTCAATGAGACAATCTATCAATTTTTATTCACCCGAATTATCGAAAATTTTTGGATTTGAAAAGAAAATCGAAGATGAGATAAATTTAGCGTTAGATAATAATGGACTATTGATGTACTTTCAGCCGCAAATAGACACAAAAGGGATGAATATAATAGGTGCCGAGGCTTTAATTAGACTGCAAAAAGCGGATGGTTCCATTTTGTCTCCAAACGTATTTTTAGGTATTGCTAAAAAGAAAGCACTCATGGAGAGGATCGATCAATTTGTTTTAGAGGAAACAATAAAGAATGCAAGAGTTATAAATGAATCATTGAATAAAAACATAAGGATTTTTTTCAATGTCTCAAAATCATTTTTTGAAAGAGAGGATTTTTTATATAGCATTGAAAGTATGTTGCATAGATATAATTTAAACCCCTCCTACTTAGGAATTGAGCTAACAGAAGATCTATTCATTGAAGATTTTTATTCAGCTCAGAAAAAAGTAGAAGCTTTGAAAGAAATAGGATTAAAGATAGCCCTTGATGATTTTGGAACAGGATTTTCTTCTCTTTCCTATTTAAATAAATTGGATATTGATAAGATAAAAATAGATAAAAGTTTTATTGATAATGTTTTACATGACGAGACGTCTCAAAGATTAGTATCAAGTATTATTTCAATGTCTAAAAGCTTAGGATTTGAAGTTATTGCAGAAGGTGTGGAAAATAAAGAACAGTTATTGTTTCTTCAAAAGGAAGGGTGCTACGAGGTACAAGGTTATTATTTTAGTAAGCCTTTACCCTTTGAGCAGTTCAAACTTTTTCTTAAAAGAGAAAGAATTAGGATATAAACGGGAGAGGGAAATGACAACAACGATTGAAGAAAAAATAGATTCTATAAAAAAGGAAATGAAAGAGATAATAGGTAACAAAAATTTGTATATAGCTTTTTCTGGAGGTATGGACAGTACTGTTGTGGCATTGCTTGCAAAAGATATTTTGCCCCAAAGTAAGATTACTTTGGTAAACGTTTGCTTTGGTGGTTATTCTTACTCAAAAGGATTAGAGGCCGTTTTAACCTTATCCAAACAGTTGGGTTTAAAATTGTTTTTTTCACGTGGTGAAGAAGAACAGGAAGAGATAATGTACCATGGTCCAAATTGTAATCAATGTACAAGGATTGTAAAAATCCGAAAGGTAAAGCAGTTTTCTTATAAGGGAATAGTCGCTTCAGGTGCAAACTTATCTGATTCATGGGGTAATACTGGGATTAAGTTTTTTGACGGAATATACTCTCCCCTTTTAAATTTGAACAAAGAAGAAATCCAGGAGATTTTAAAGTACTATAATATAACAATACCAAAAATTGGGGAGAATAAAATACGAGAGGGATGTAAGTACAAGCATTTATTAAAAATGTCTGTAAATAGAGATTATCATTCAAGAGCAGATATCATTGCCAACGAAGTGATTCACGATGTGCTTGATTTTTACGATGTTCAAAGAGAGATCGCAAACGTTAAAATCATCGGTCCTCTTTCGAAAAATATTGCTCTGATTAATGTTAAACCTTTACCCTCTAAAAAAATTTTAGAAGAGATAAAAAATCTCCTTCAGAATGAAGAAACAATAGATTTTGTTGATATAGTAGATGCTGCTTTAAAGCTCAAGATTTTGGTAAATCCAGGTATATATAACAACGAAGAGTCGAAATACTGGATATTAAATGGGAGATTGGCTCCGGAATTTGCTATGCCCATAACCGCAGAATGGATAAAAAGCTCAAACTACAAACTCTGGACTTTCGCTGTAGTGGATTATAATAAGCTCTAAAAAATGGCAATTCTACCCCTTTGGATAGAATCGTGATATAATGTTAAGGTAAAAAAATTTATACTATAATTAGTATTTGAGGGAGATTGTATGGTATATATAATTATCATTTCTACTGTACTTTTGTTTATATTGGTCTATGTTTTCTACACGGGGATAAAAACCGCTATCTATGTTCGAAGAATTGTTAATGAAAAAGATAAACCACCTGCTTTCGCTCCTCCCAGTCCAAAAAATGTTATAAGGGAACGCTTTAAAAGTTCTCTTTTTGAAACGGCTATTACCTGTTTAGAAAACGAGGTTGAAAAGGATTGTGCACTTGAATCTATCATTGAAAAGTTACCACTCTTTTTAAAAGCCGATTCTTGGAGTTTTTTATTGACTCCAAATAATGATGAATGGAGATTTTTATTCTGGTCAAAGGATTTAGACTTTCTTCCTTTAGAGGAAGTAGCCTCAGAAATACAAATCAGTGGAGAGCATATTAAAAAAGTAATTGATACAAAAAAAGTACTTTTCATAAAGGACACTAAAAAGAATAGCCTGTGGTATCAAAAACATAGCTTGTCTAAATCTTGGTTGGGCATACCGATTATGGTAAAAAATGAAATAATAGGTGTTTTGAATGTTGATTGGTTTAAGCAAGCAAAAGTATCGAAATTTGAAAGAGAATTAATAAATTACTTTTTAGAAGACATAGATAGAGTCTTAAAAACTGTTTTTTCTGTGAGCGAACAGTTTCTCAGTTCAGAGTTAGATATATTAACCCAAGTGTATAATAGAAAAGCCCTTGAAAAATATATCTCTCAATATAAATCCGATACTTCAAAAAAGGCGGTTATTTTTCTGGACTTTGACAATTTTAAAAAGATTAACGATAATTTTGGTCACACCGTAGGGGATCAAGCTTTAAAAATTCTTACAAAGAGAATTCAAAATTCTATTAAATCTGATGATTTAATCTTTAGGTACGGAGGAGACGAATTTATTATAATAATAGATGAAATAACGGAGAACATTAGTATTGATATAATAATACAAAGGATCAAATCAACTGTTAAAACCCCAATAACGTTCAACGATATGTTGATAATATCTTCTATAAGTACAGGTTACTGTCTTGTCCCTGAAGAAGCTCCTGATATTGAGAAAGCCATTGAAATAGCCGATAAAAGAATGTATTTGGAAAAAGAAATACATTAATTAATATTAAGGGGGTATTACTAATGGGTATATGGTTGATCATTTTGTTGATTTTATCTGTTATTTTTATAATTTTTGCAACTGCAAGGTTAACACTGCACCCTTTCTTAGTTTTGTTGTTCACTGCTGTTTTGTTCGGTATTTTTTCTGGAATGAGTTTGACGGAAATAGTTGATTCAATTACCGGTGGTTTTGGAGGAACGCTTGGAAGTATAGGCATAGTGATCGCCGCTGGTACGATAATCGGTACTTTCCTTGAAAAATCTGGTGGTGCTTTTAAGATGGCTGAAGCTACTTTAAAATTAACTGGGGAAAAGAGAGTTCCGTTGGCTATGGCTATAATAGGTTATATAGTTTCCATACCTGTTTTTTGTGACTCTGGATTTGTAATCCTTTCTCCTTTAAATAGGGCTGTTACGAAGAGGGCGAAGTTCTCCCTTGCAGCAACTGGTCTTGCTCTGAGTCTTGGATTATATGCTACACATACGATGGTTCCTCCTACCCCAGGACCCATAGCAGCCGCTGGGATCTTAGGCGCGGATTTGGGAATGGTTATATTGATTGGGTTGATAGTTTCTATTCCTGCCATGCTTATAGGCGTATTATATGCCAATATAATGGGCAAAAGAATATATATTGAACCAGAACCAGAATTGAGCGATGTCGAGATAGAGGAAAGAACTAAGAAAGCTCCTTCGACTTTTAATTCTTTCATGCCCATAGTTGTGCCTATCATATTGATTCTTTTAAAATCAATTTCTGATTTCCCAACCAGACCTTTTGGGGATAGCGCTGTTAGAAGTTTTTTTGGGTTCGTTGGTAATCCGGTAATCGCTCTTTTAATTGGAGTTTTAATAGCTTTCACTTTACCCAAAAAATTAGATAAAAAGATGCTTTCTTCAAGTGGTTGGGTAGGTGAAGGGTTGTTGAATGCTGCATCTATTATTTTGATAACGGGAGCTGGTGGTGCATTTGGAAAAGTTTTACAAAATTCAGGAATTGCAGATGTATTAGGAGAAGGGTTGGCTACAGCTAATTTGGGTATTTGGCTACCATTTATCGTAGCTGCAGCGATTAAATCTGCCCAAGGTTCTTCAACTGTTGCTATAATAACTACTGCGTCATTAATGGCTCCATTAATGAGCTCTCTAGGTTTGACCACACCTGCTGCAATAGCATTGTCTGTTGTTGCGATTGGAGCTGGATCCATGGTGGTATCTCATGCTAACGATAGTTATTTCTGGGTTGTTTCACAATTTTCAAGAATGAGTGTCAATCAAGCTTATAAACTTCAAACGCTGGGAACTTTGGTAGAAGGAGTCACAGCGGCAATTATTATATGGATTATAAGTTTAATAATTTTGTAAGGAGTTGATTGTTTGAAAAATTTACGTGAAGATGCCTTTAGGATAATAAAAAATTCAATAGATTCTGTTTTACCAGAAAAAGCTGTTCAACAAGAACTTGAGAAAATGAGTTTAGAAGATAATATTCACATAGTTGCTATAGGAAAAGCTGCTTGGAGGATGGCTAAATCAGCAAAAGATTTTTTAAAGGATAAGGTAAAAAATGGAATAGTTATAACAAAATATGGTCATTCTCAAGGTACAATAGAAAGCCTACAAATATATGAAGCGGGTCACCCTATTCCAGATGAGAATACTATAAAATCTACAAAGAAAGCTATAGAATTGGTACAAAATTTACGCGAAAATGATGTTGTACTATTTCTTGTTTCTGGAGGAGGATCAGCCCTTTTTGAAATTCCAGTTGAGGGTGTTAATTTAGAAGACATAAAAAATGTAACAGATATGTTGTTAAAATCTGGAGCAAATATAGTGGAAATAAATACGGTGAGAAAACATCTCTCTCGAGTTAAAGGAGGGAATTTTGCGAAGTTAGTTGAACCTGCAAAAATATATTCTCTTGTTCTATCTGATGTGTTAGGTGATAGATTGGATAGTATTGCTTCTGGTCCTGCATACCCTGATTCTACCACCCTCGAAGATGTGGAAAAAATAATAAAAAAATATGACTTAACACTTTCAGAAAAAATCTTACATGCCCTAAAAAATGAGACTCCAAAACATCTAGATAACGTTGAAACAAGGATTATTGGTAGTGTAACTAAGGTTTGTGAAAGTGCTGTCAAAATTGCTCAAAATTTGGGATATAATACTATGATTTTAACAACTACGCTTGACTGTGAAGCGAAAGAAGCTGGTTCATTTTTAGCAGCCATCGTTAGAGAGGAAAAAGAAAGAGAAAGACCTTTAAACACTCCTTGTGCAATAATTTTAGGAGGAGAAACGGTAGTTCATGTTAGAGGAAAGGGTAAAGGAGGAAGAAATCAAGAACTGGTTTTATCAGCAGCTCGAGGTATTAAAGGATATCAAGAAGTTTTGATAGCTTCAGTAGGAACAGATGGAACTGATGGCCCAACGGATGCGGCCGGTGGAATAGTTGATGGAGAAACGGTTAACAGATTACAAGAGAAAGGAATAGATGTTGAAAAGGTATTAAATAACAACGACTCATATCATGCCCTACAAAGTGTTGACGGTCTAGTTATAACAGGTCCTACCGGCACAAATGTAAATGATTTAACTTTTATACTCTGTAATTGAATAGTCAATGTCTCAATTTCTTAATAAACTCGTACGTTAATCTGGCGGTGATGCCCCAAATAATTCTATCTTCGTAAACATAGAAATAAACAGGGTATTTACCAACTCTCCAGTTATAATCTTTTCCATTAGGGATAAGATCATAAGGGAAACCTTCATCTATTTCGTTTGTAAGATAAGTGTTATGAACTAAAGGTTCATGAGATAAGAAATATTCTAAAGGTACAGTAAATACTTCTTCCACTTCTTCATTAGGTTTTATTGTGTTGACGTTTATATTCAAAAAACCAACATATGAATATATTAAATAATTAAAGGGAGTAAGGAGATAATCCGCAGCTCCCAATATTTCTACGTTATTTGGTTGTAAATTCAATTCTTCACAACTTTCTCTAATGGCTGCATTTTTTGGTGTTTCATTTGCCTCAATTTCTCCTCCGGGAAAAGAAACTTCTCCAGGTTGTCTCACTAAAGTCTTTGATCTCAATTCGTATAAAAGGTGTAAAGAGTTGTCTTTTTGTATCAAAGAAATCAACACAGAAAAACATTTTTCTACTCCTATAGGTTTTGGAGAATAATCTTTAAAAATTTCTTTAATTTTATCTAGATTCACATAATCACCTTATTTACCAAAATCTTTCAGAAAGTAGTTCCGCAATAGCCTCCAAAAATGATCGATCATCTTGATTAAAAGGGGCTTTTTCGTGACTATCAATATCTATTTCACCAACAATATTTCCCTTTTTATCAAATATGGGAACAACAATTTCCGCCTGTGTTTTTGGGCTGCATGAAAGATAGTTCTCTTCTTTGCTAACATCATCAACAACGAAGGTTGCTTTTGTGCTCGCCGCTTGTCCACAGATTCCTTGTCCAAACTTTATTTTTGTGTGTTCTGTTGGCTCTCCAACAAAAGGTCCTAATACAAGCGAATTACCATCTCTCTCATCGACCAGATAAAAACCTACCCAATTATAATAAGGTATCCTTTCAGCTAACAATTGAGAAATTAATTTTAAAATACTCTGCTTATCGTTATAATTTTTATCACTGATAATAGTTTTTATCTTATCGTATAAAATCCAAAAGTCGGCTTTTTTCTTATTGGGTGTTGTAGAATTAATGAATTCCATTATTGCTTCTTCTATTAAGCTTTTTGGATCGATCTTATCCCTGTTGAAATAAAAATAAAGTATATCTACACCAATTATTGTTCCTTTGAATGATTCTAAAAATTCGTAAGGGCTCTCACCCATGAATACAGTTAAATAAACCGCATAATCTCCCCTGTCAAGTTGAAACTTTTCAGAGGATTTTGTCAGATCCTTGATGATATCAGCTTTTAAATCTTTTATAATTTCTTGCTTGTACCAAAAAGCCTTGTCAAGTTCCCTTCTTCCAATTTTTTTAAATTTTTCAACAATCTCATCTTCTTTGATACCTTTTTTTTCTTGATAAAGATTTATAAAATCTAAAGTTCTCTTGTAATCCTGCCAAAATAAATTCCACTTTTCTTTTGGATAAGTTAATATTTCAAAAAAATAATCAGTAAAATCTCTAAAAACGCTTCTCATTAATACAATGGACCTCCTTTTGATTTTCCGACAATTATTTAAATTATATCAAAATTGAATCATAAAATAAAAAAAACCACCTTTTCTGAAGAAACGGGCTTCCGCCTCTTAAGGAAAGGTGGATGGTGCCGAGGGCGGGACTTGAACCCGCACGGACTAAAAGCCCATAAGATCCTGAATCTTACGCGTCTACCAATTCCGCCACCTCGGCTTATTAACTGCTATTCGTTTAAATTATACCACTACAAAGGAATTTTGTGAATACCTTTCGGGATATTTAATAATGTAACTTAGCATAATTATATATTAACTAAATAAATGTTTGTGCGTTACTTTTTGTGTATTAAATATTCAATTGTAAATTTATAATTTTTGAAATTGGGATTCTCCAAAAACCAAATACTTTAGAAATAAAATTGTTTTCAAAAATTAGATTTAGATTTTAAAGGGTAAACCCTTTCGCAGTTTTGTGCAAAAAGCTTTTTTAAAATAAACTTTGATTTTGAACTTGGGGATCTTAAGGGGTTTACCCCTTAACGATTGGGTGAAAGGGCGCTATATACGAAGTTTTAGAGTTTCTAAAGGCAGTATAATCCAAAAAAAACTTAGGGAGGTTGGATAAATTGGAATTAACGCAACTCATAAGAGAAGCGGCAAAAACTCTTGAAACACCTTTTTTAGTGTTAGATACTAATTATGTAAAGGAAAATTATTACAAGCTCAAAAATTCAATCAACGATGTCGAAATTTTTTATGCGGTAAAAGCCAATTCACATCCTAGCATACTTGAAACATTAAGAGATTTAGGAGCTTCTTTTGATGTTGCATCAAGAGGGGAAATAGAAAAATTAATGAAGTTGGGAATTTCTACAGATAAAATGAGTTTTGGAAATACCATAAAGAAAGAAAAAGATATAAAATTTGCCTGGGATAATGGAGTCGAATATTTTGCAGTAGATGCAGAAATGGAAGTCGAAAAAATTGCAAGAAACGCTCCAGGTGCGAAAGTATATGGAAGATTGTCAATGAGTTCCAATGATTCAGATTGGCCACTGTCAGGTAAATTTGGAACAGATGTCGATCATTTAATAGAAATCCTCAAATATGCAAAAAGAAAAGGTCTAATACCTTATGGGGTATCTTTCCACG
Above is a window of Petrotoga mexicana DSM 14811 DNA encoding:
- a CDS encoding GAF domain-containing protein, coding for MRSVFRDFTDYFFEILTYPKEKWNLFWQDYKRTLDFINLYQEKKGIKEDEIVEKFKKIGRRELDKAFWYKQEIIKDLKADIIKDLTKSSEKFQLDRGDYAVYLTVFMGESPYEFLESFKGTIIGVDILYFYFNRDKIDPKSLIEEAIMEFINSTTPNKKKADFWILYDKIKTIISDKNYNDKQSILKLISQLLAERIPYYNWVGFYLVDERDGNSLVLGPFVGEPTEHTKIKFGQGICGQAASTKATFVVDDVSKEENYLSCSPKTQAEIVVPIFDKKGNIVGEIDIDSHEKAPFNQDDRSFLEAIAELLSERFW
- a CDS encoding NUDIX hydrolase; amino-acid sequence: MNLDKIKEIFKDYSPKPIGVEKCFSVLISLIQKDNSLHLLYELRSKTLVRQPGEVSFPGGEIEANETPKNAAIRESCEELNLQPNNVEILGAADYLLTPFNYLIYSYVGFLNINVNTIKPNEEVEEVFTVPLEYFLSHEPLVHNTYLTNEIDEGFPYDLIPNGKDYNWRVGKYPVYFYVYEDRIIWGITARLTYEFIKKLRH
- a CDS encoding diguanylate cyclase domain-containing protein, whose product is MVYIIIISTVLLFILVYVFYTGIKTAIYVRRIVNEKDKPPAFAPPSPKNVIRERFKSSLFETAITCLENEVEKDCALESIIEKLPLFLKADSWSFLLTPNNDEWRFLFWSKDLDFLPLEEVASEIQISGEHIKKVIDTKKVLFIKDTKKNSLWYQKHSLSKSWLGIPIMVKNEIIGVLNVDWFKQAKVSKFERELINYFLEDIDRVLKTVFSVSEQFLSSELDILTQVYNRKALEKYISQYKSDTSKKAVIFLDFDNFKKINDNFGHTVGDQALKILTKRIQNSIKSDDLIFRYGGDEFIIIIDEITENISIDIIIQRIKSTVKTPITFNDMLIISSISTGYCLVPEEAPDIEKAIEIADKRMYLEKEIH
- a CDS encoding glycerate kinase type-2 family protein translates to MKNLREDAFRIIKNSIDSVLPEKAVQQELEKMSLEDNIHIVAIGKAAWRMAKSAKDFLKDKVKNGIVITKYGHSQGTIESLQIYEAGHPIPDENTIKSTKKAIELVQNLRENDVVLFLVSGGGSALFEIPVEGVNLEDIKNVTDMLLKSGANIVEINTVRKHLSRVKGGNFAKLVEPAKIYSLVLSDVLGDRLDSIASGPAYPDSTTLEDVEKIIKKYDLTLSEKILHALKNETPKHLDNVETRIIGSVTKVCESAVKIAQNLGYNTMILTTTLDCEAKEAGSFLAAIVREEKERERPLNTPCAIILGGETVVHVRGKGKGGRNQELVLSAARGIKGYQEVLIASVGTDGTDGPTDAAGGIVDGETVNRLQEKGIDVEKVLNNNDSYHALQSVDGLVITGPTGTNVNDLTFILCN
- a CDS encoding GGDEF domain-containing phosphodiesterase, producing the protein MDIDEKAVKELLDMYESASEMYTGAIMRIDLSDRKILYSENLKQITGVGKNELPNNLDELLALIKEEDVQKLTDKVYNSEYETEWTLRVSLKRNKKGFNTFDLIGKRKRKYDKDVLYILVRNPDQNFGLMSPDTFFPKEMFDNSPQAIVITDKNNKVVRVNNAFLKMTGYTLDEVIGKNPHFWASNMHDKNFYEQMWYELKSKGFWSGRIIDRKKNGEMIFLHSNFFEIKGYNNKIIGYMAINTDITNNLKKEEEILRVLKYDSLTGLPNLKSLLERIENVLQKNSEENKFALLIMKIDELHELIDFHGLETMNRVIKEVAEKITEIVGKRYFVSVISKDEFAFFGAFEGIDELESLATNLLKKLSTPVQILGERIFLKIKIGISNYQANSTSPEDLINQAEMALKNSMRQSINFYSPELSKIFGFEKKIEDEINLALDNNGLLMYFQPQIDTKGMNIIGAEALIRLQKADGSILSPNVFLGIAKKKALMERIDQFVLEETIKNARVINESLNKNIRIFFNVSKSFFEREDFLYSIESMLHRYNLNPSYLGIELTEDLFIEDFYSAQKKVEALKEIGLKIALDDFGTGFSSLSYLNKLDIDKIKIDKSFIDNVLHDETSQRLVSSIISMSKSLGFEVIAEGVENKEQLLFLQKEGCYEVQGYYFSKPLPFEQFKLFLKRERIRI
- a CDS encoding GntP family permease — translated: MGIWLIILLILSVIFIIFATARLTLHPFLVLLFTAVLFGIFSGMSLTEIVDSITGGFGGTLGSIGIVIAAGTIIGTFLEKSGGAFKMAEATLKLTGEKRVPLAMAIIGYIVSIPVFCDSGFVILSPLNRAVTKRAKFSLAATGLALSLGLYATHTMVPPTPGPIAAAGILGADLGMVILIGLIVSIPAMLIGVLYANIMGKRIYIEPEPELSDVEIEERTKKAPSTFNSFMPIVVPIILILLKSISDFPTRPFGDSAVRSFFGFVGNPVIALLIGVLIAFTLPKKLDKKMLSSSGWVGEGLLNAASIILITGAGGAFGKVLQNSGIADVLGEGLATANLGIWLPFIVAAAIKSAQGSSTVAIITTASLMAPLMSSLGLTTPAAIALSVVAIGAGSMVVSHANDSYFWVVSQFSRMSVNQAYKLQTLGTLVEGVTAAIIIWIISLIIL
- a CDS encoding phosphoadenosine phosphosulfate reductase family protein: MTTTIEEKIDSIKKEMKEIIGNKNLYIAFSGGMDSTVVALLAKDILPQSKITLVNVCFGGYSYSKGLEAVLTLSKQLGLKLFFSRGEEEQEEIMYHGPNCNQCTRIVKIRKVKQFSYKGIVASGANLSDSWGNTGIKFFDGIYSPLLNLNKEEIQEILKYYNITIPKIGENKIREGCKYKHLLKMSVNRDYHSRADIIANEVIHDVLDFYDVQREIANVKIIGPLSKNIALINVKPLPSKKILEEIKNLLQNEETIDFVDIVDAALKLKILVNPGIYNNEESKYWILNGRLAPEFAMPITAEWIKSSNYKLWTFAVVDYNKL